In Paralichthys olivaceus isolate ysfri-2021 chromosome 12, ASM2471397v2, whole genome shotgun sequence, the genomic window AGCCAGATGAGATCATGTACCCCTGCAGCATCTGGGGCCCAACTTGTGATGGTCTTGATCGCATTGTTGAGCAGTGTTACTTGCCTGACATGCAGGTGGGCGACTGGCTGGTCTTTGAAAACATGGGTGCCTACACTGTGGCTGCCTCTTCCACCTTCAATGGTTTCCAAAGACCTGACCTTCACTATGTCATTTCCCGTCCTGCTTGGTGAGTGATGTCACTGTAGCCAAATTAGTTTGTTAATGTATTACTTGAGGAGCAAATTTTAAGTGCATCTTGTGTTTCAAAATTCTAACTTTCATCTGCACTTTCTTCTGTAGGCAACACGTGCAGCAGATTTGTTTGCAGGGCATGCCAGCCCCTGCGGAGGAGTCTCGCTTGTTCGAAGTGTCTGCATGCTGCGGCCAAGAGAGCAGCTTGGAGATGCCTACCAAGCCTTGCCAGGCCCGTGTGGTTTAAACCGAGACATTTCTACATATCTAGCATCCTTTGTTTTCAAATATTGGAGAAGATTCTATTGGGTTTTTTCCCCCTGCTTTCTCCCCAAATGTATGTGAACATTTAAGGCCAGTTACTTGACAGGAGAATGAGAGGGGTATGTTTTGCACAAAATTTCTCTGTTCTGTATGGAAGCTGGAGATCAACCTTCAATGAAATGAGGCTAAATCACACTCTGAATGTCTCTATGAGTGTAACAAGGCAACGCTGCACTTGAATGTGTTAGTGCAGCCTTCTTGCCCTAGTCAGGGGAAATGACTGTGGGAATTAGATCTTGAAGAATCTGTTTGCTGAATTGATAGTCAATTGCTAAATACATCACAAAACCACTTTGATGAAGGTTCCTCATCACATTGGTCTTTACATTTGGACAAACTCTTTTTGATTGTCCTAGAGGTGAAGAGTTACTAATGCTATTCACATATGTTAAAGAATAATTGCAAATTGCTTATCAGCTGAAGTCACATCCCTTGCTAGTAACTCACAAAGAGGTGATTAGAGGGGTGATTTAATTCCTTAAATGGCTGCTATGTTATTATCTTTTCCATGATCTCCACTTTTGTACAGAACTCCAAGTGTTAATCCTCAAGATGTTAATGCATAAAGAAACgccatattattattttagtctCATTCTATATTTCATTAAGTATTTGATGTGTGTTCTTTAAATACTTTCCTGCTGCTCATTGCCAGAATTACTCCAAAtgctaaatttaaatgtgtacactCACAGGAAATACCTGTAAATATGTGCATAAATCCTGTTCTGTATGTAAAAACACCACATGTCGCAACTGGGCCAATACAGCTGCAGCAAATGAGACAACTTGTCACACAACAATATAGATACTTACAGTTCATTGACATCTCAGCTACCCATGATCCTCATGTTTGTCCTGCTTAGTGGACACAACATGAATCTTTAAGATTAACACTTAAAACACAGGGACTCAAGAAGCAGACTGCaccccttctcttctcttccttatattattctctttttatgttttgtaaCTTTTAAAAGGCAAGAAATCTATTTGTGATATTAATAACATGTTTAACTACACATATGACATAGACACAAAAGAGATGGGATTGCGATTTCATTGAGCTTTCCTGTGGAAACGATTagaagttttgtatttttttaataaataaaatgtgtgtttggtgCAACTACGACCAcatacagtttttttattacttACACAGGCTCTATTGATCTTTAAAAACTTGTGTCCAAAGACCATCTAGTGGTTGCAGAAGGAAATTACAGTTACTACTTTGTCGCTCAGATTTCAATAatagctgcaaaacaaattgtCTGCTTCCTGCTCACAACTGTGTCTTTGACACACAATTGATTCTTCATACCAGTTTAGAATCAACACTCACTGCAAACCCCTTGTCTCAAGAAGCACTAGATCTGATGGTCTGTGTGAAGAATAATTATACTCAAGTCAGGTCAGTTCTGACCTTAACagattttacttattttaatgCAACAGCTCATTTGTATTAAATAGCCAGCCAGCTTTAATCTACATAAGCGCTATTTCTCaacaaagttttatttaaaattgtcACCTGTTGTCTTTAATCATGAGAGGGAATGCATTTTGTTCGTGTTTTATTTGGGTAATGGGACTATTTATATCGGGTTGGTTACCCTGTAGTAAGCCTCATGTTGATACTTAGTAGTCATATGCACAAAGCAGTacagaagagaaatgaaacGTTCAATACAAGAAACTTTGATTTCATGCCATTGAAATTAACTTGGTACAGAGGTAAATTCTCAAAGTGGTAGACAATTAGCAGgtgaaagtataaaataaaaatctgggaATAAAATTAGTGCAATTATATagtataaaaaatattaataaattaaaataaaatacatttggagatattaatataatataggCCAATACATTTCACTTCAGACAGAGTATAGATAGAGAAAGTATTAGAACAAAGTTATGTGGCATAGGATAATATTGTACAATATTATAATTGCACATGTTTAATGGATATGAATATAAACAGATAAAGTGTGCAGAAGACAGTTCACTATATAGTTTGTATGTGCGTATATATAAACGCTCAacggccactttattaggtacacttTGCTAGTACCAGGTTGGACCCCCTTTTGACTTCAGAACTGCCTTAATTCTTTGTAGcatagattcaacaaggtgttggaaacattccttAGAGCTTTTGGTCCATATTGACGCGATAGCATCACgcagttgctgcagatttggCGGCTGCACATCCATGATGCAAATCTCCTTttccaccacatcccaaaggGGCTCTATTGGATTGAGATCCTATGACTGTGGGGTCATTGGAGTACAGTGAACTCATTTTCATGTTCAGGAAACCAGTTTCAGATGATGTGAGCTTTGTGACATCGTGCtttatcctgctggaagtagccatcaGAAGAGGGATacactgtggtcataaagggatggacatggtcagcaacaatactcaggtATAGGCCATGGCGTTTAAACAATGCTCAATTGGTACTTAGTGGCCCAAAGTGTGCCAAGAAAACATCCCCCACACCATTACACAACCACCACTAGCCTGAACCGTTGATACAAGGCAGGATGGATCCATGCTTTCATATGAagactcatcagaccaggcaaTGTTTTTCCAACCTACTATTGTCCAATTTTGGTGAGCCTGTGTgaattgtagcctcagtttcctgtttttagCTGACACATTGTTGAGCAGTGTTCCCTCCCTGACCTACAGGTGGGAGACTGGCTGGTCTTTGAAAACATGGGTGCCTACACCGTGGCTACTGTTTCCAACTTCAATGGTTTCCAAAGACCTGACCTACACTATGTCATGTCCCGTCCTGCTTGGTGAGTGGTAGTTAATTGGTTACTCTTTGATAGCTTTACATTGACCATCTACATTTCTAAGTTTTGAGTGCATGTTTCGCTTCAAGAATCTAACCTTTATGTGCATCGTCTTCTCTAGGGATCACATGCAGCAGATATGTTTGCAGAGACAGCCAGCCGAGGACTCTCGCCTGAGCCTGCTGTGGCTGAGAGAGCAGCTTGGAGATGCTCTGAAGGCACCTTCCAAGCTATACTCACTGGAGACTGAAGCCCTGCTCctttttcagttattttattttatcttattgttaatgttttattgttttttaacttgTAGTTGGCGATAAATATTGGAgtaataaatgtaaatttgaTCTAGCTTGTACTGTACCCAAAAATTTATCACATTTACTGCATAATTAATTACTCCAACAGCCTTTCAGCACATTACATATTGTGATTAATCAACTCTGTGCCAGATCTGCTGTAAGTCTGAGAAAGCTGAGGTATCACTGTATTCAGGTTCACTTTCATGTGTGTAAAAGTCTCTACAAGTCACTGAGCTCTGATATTTAATGTTCCATTTTCTAATTGTGTTAATCTTTGTTCTTTTACACTGAGATTATATTGTAATTGCCAGTTGAATTGACCGTCTATGAAAAGAACATAAAAGATTTATTAGGATAGCTTGTGATTTTACTCTGGCTTATGTGATGTGGTCAGGTTGAAAATGGATGTAACTATACACTGTAAAGAATTTCACTGtgaaataacagtaaaatactgGCAGCAGGGACGcagtattttactgttattttacagtGCAACTAccgttatttattttaacagtatATTACCGTATTTTGGATTACAGTATATGACCGTAGAATAACGGTGGGTGTTTGGTGGTTATTTTACAGCACATCTACCgtaatttatttaacagtatatTACCGTTTTTTTGGATTACAGTAAATGATGGTAGGATAACTGTGTTTTAGTAATTTTACAGCGCATATAGtgtaatttatttaacagtatatTACCGTTTTTTGGATTACAGTACATGACAGTAGGAGAACTGTGGGTTATGGTAATTGTAATTCCCTCAAGGCACGGACAACACAAGTGGCTTTCTTGGGACTGATTTATTTGAAGCTTCCTCCAAATCCACCGTGAAAACTataacatacatatacacaaagtGTTAGCGATAGCATTACAACATCAAAATGAAACACGTGCAAAGtaaaatacagacaaacacattaattaCCTCGTTACCTCGTTAGACTGGTTCTTAATTTTATTGTATTAGCTAAAGCACTTCTTCACCTTCGTAGGTTTACTGCTCACTCTCCGGAGCAGCGCAGCGAACACagcatgtcaaaataaaagtcatactttcaaaataaaggttgaCAGCCCtctcaaacaacaaaaacacctgAAATGTGCACCAATTGACAATAATTACATAATCAATGATAAATTATGAACATCAGCTACAGTCATTTTACAGTAGATGCCAGTGTGTTATAAAATCTGCTATTTTTGCATATTATAAATCCTCAcccatttaaaaccaaagtatGCAGGGCCTTTTAAATACCCAGCCCTACACtctagaacagtgtaacagtgcattaaagtaccatctagaacagtgtaacagtgcattaaagtaccatctagaaaagtgtaacagtgcattaaagtaccatctagaacagtgtaacagtgcattaaagtaccatctagaacagtgtaacagtgcattaaagtaccatctagaacagtgtaacagtgcattaaagtaccatctagaacagtgtaacagtgcattaaagtaccatctagaacagtgtaacagtgcattaaagtaccatctagaacagtgtaacactgcattaaagtaccatctagaacagtgtaacagtgcattaaagtaccatctagaacagtgtaacagtgcattaaagtaccatctagaacagtgtaacactgcattaaagtaccatctagaaGAGTGTAACTGAACATTCTAGCTTGAAAACAAATCTTTTGCATGTGAACTATAACAGTGggagtggagaaagaaaagggggagaaagaaagagtgagtaCTTTACAGCAGCGTTTGGCTGGTCTCCTCAGTCACCAATGACAAgtgcctgtaaaaaaaaaaaaaaaaaatagaattagCAACACAACTTCTTGCAGAAAAGaccagatagagagagagaggcaaaatATCAGACATCTTtgtcctatatatatatatatatatatattgatttagttaaatgtctgtctttgacaacaaaaatgtgttttcagctttAGTGTGATAAAAGAATAACTTCTggcatttaagaaaaacaaagtaggCTACTGTATGTTCGCATAACACAGCAATACCTGGCTAATATGACAATATCATGCAGTTTAAATGTGCAGACTTGCCTATATGATGAAATGATTAAGCAAAGTTAAGGAAGcggatttttttccttcttcaatTTCACTGattgagaaagacagacattacTACAATGGAGTACATAATAAAACGTGTGTGATGTTTTGAATGTTGCTCCTGGCAggaacacactgacacaccttACTTCTCCACTTGGTGAGAGACTGTAGGTCCTAACTCACTCCCTTTGGAAAATCCTCCGTTCCTTCCtgcttgtgtttgcacagtCAGCTCTATAAAAGCACAAGTTAACACAAGTTAGTTATATCTTCACAAAATTGGTGATTAACTTTAATAACGTAGCAATCTCTGAGATCTTAATGACATAcattttacaattaaaaaaaactttatgaagGTCAGCAACACCTACAGCTAATTGAGCTCAAGCTATACAGAGCTAGCTTACACTTAGCCAGGCAACCTGAACTAATGAAACAGACctaataaaacatctgaaatgtcaaCAGTTCAATAATCATGCAGACAAAGCAACACTGGACACTACCAATTTCAGGAGATAAACATAACTTTACTTTACCTGCTCTGATGAACTCCACATGGACTTCTCGAATGATATGATGGAGCTGTGCTCTCCAAAGTCGAGTTCGGGAATAGCCAGTTAGTATAGTGTCACTCAAAAATGAGGAGTTTGAGGAGTTTGATCAGTAAAGAAGTGCTATCATGAAAATAGGAACATAAGACTGCAATCATCAGTAAGATGCTGATGGATAATGACTGGACTTAAGAAGGGATGTTTCCACTGCTTGACAGAAAATACTGTAAtatgctgttaaattacagtttaaCTGAAATTGTAACTGTAGTTTAACTGTAACTGTCATTTAACTGAGcattaactgttaatttacatgtaagcatgaatatttaacagtattttacagttattttaaaatacagtaagatACTGTTGTAATCCACCGTAAATTTACAGCAATTCATtacaaatactgttttatgctgttaaattacagttATCTACTGGTATTGTTAAATTACTGatttaactgttaatttacatgtgagggatgaatatttaacagtattttacaattattataaaatacagtaggATACTGTCGAAAATCCACCGTAAATATACAGCAATTCGTTACAGTGTACAATGAAATTTATGATGATTAAAACTATCCTCTCTCCATCATATGATATATGTATTCATTATTTACCATTTAGAGGTTTCCTGCCCTCTATGTTCCCAGTATATGTGTTGCTGTAGTAGTTGTTaggtcatttgtgtgtgtgcatttgttttagCGAttaatgtgtgcatttgtttgcgTGAGAGAGACTGGGAGGGTGAGTCTTATCTTAGCCTCGCCTCCCCAGCACTGTGAAGTTACACTTTAGAATCATCCTTTCAGTTATAGTGTGTCTATATCAACTCCTGTGTCCACACACCTTTTCTGAAACAGATGAACTAACCTTCATAACTTTCACCTGACATTGTAGAAAGTGGTAagtgacatttattttatacaaaattAAACGTTTCACAATATTGTGTCGTTGGGTCTTAGTTTTCCATGCATTGATATACAATATtccttttattattaataaataatttgtatGTGCTTCCAGAGGGATGTCAGGTTCTAACTTAGGATATTACCACAACCAAATAAACCAGACCAACCATAAATGATAAGACATAACTACCCCCcgatttttgtacatttttactaGTGCTGGTTGCACTAAGTATTCAGGAGAAAGTTACTGagtcacacaaaataaatagttGTAAAAgccaaatgtaatttaaatatgactctgcctctctcttaTAGTTTACAAATAAGACATCAAAAGGACTTGTGACCATGAACAATGCCTCTTCTCCTGCGTTTGAGTTCCCTTTCCTAGAGGAGTGTTTCTCTTTCCGTGATACTGTTGGGCAGAAGATCATTGAATCATCTAGGACGGTAAGGGTCCAGTGCTAGTTTTAGCAGACTTACAAACAACCCTATTTATTAAGTGATGGGTGCAAACAGGATGCTGTCATTGTCGGGTTACAGGTATTGTGTGGAATTTTCTCATGTGGCTCTCAAGTCCTTGATGGTACAAATGATTGTCAATATTgtaaaattacaaatataaatattgaatgCATATGTCCCATTATCCACAGGATGATAGAGATGCCTTCTATGTCTGTGACTTGGGGGATGTTCTTAAGAAACACCTGCGCTGGATGAGTGCCCTGCCTCAAGTCAGTCCTTTCTATGCTGTCAAGTGCAATGACAGTCGGGCAGTCGTTACAACACTGGCATCCCTAGGCACTGGATTTGACTGTGCGAGCAAGGTGCGTTTATAACATGTTCATAGAGgaaattgttttaaaagtttgggctttttttttactggtgtAATTGTTCCCATTTAGACAGAGCTTGAGCTGGTTCTGTCTCTGGGAGTGGATCCAAGCAGAATCATCTATGCCAACCCCTGTAAGCAAATTTCTCACATCAAATATGCGTCTGCCCATGGGGTCCAGATGATGACCTTTGATAGTGAAGAAGAACTCATAAAAGTGGCCCGTTGTCATGACAAAGCTAGGTAAGAAACCATccacaaaacaaaagctttgATATTctattttttgtctgtctgcaaTCTTCTTTGAATGTTTGCCCTTTTTCATTAACTTGGTTTCTCTTGTATGCCCAGGCTGGTGCTGCGTATCGCCACAGATGACTCAAAGGCAGTGTGTCGTCTGAGTGTGAAGTTCGGGTCCCCGCTCAAAGCTTGTCGAGGTCTTCTGGAGCGGGCTAAAGAACTGGGACTGAACGTGATCGGTGTCAGCTTCCATGTTGGCAGTGGCTGTACTGATCCGAAGGCCTACATGCAGGCCATCGCTGATGCTCACTGTGTTTTCAAAATTGGGGTTTGTGACTGAAATTAATATACAGCTGTTTTATGAATGTTTTCTTCCAGCAAAGTTAACAAAATCTTAACCTTGTTCCCTCTAGGATGAGCTCGGCTGCAACATGGATCTCTTGGACATTGGTGGTGGTTTCCCTGGTTCTGATGATGCTGAAACTAAATTTGACGAGGAAAGATGCcatgttaattaaaaaatatatatatatatattaaagacTCACCATATTAcacgtttttaaaaatgtttattgaaTATGTGAGTACTAGCACAAGACAAGCTTTAACAGTCTTATTTACATGTCAACCCCTTTTGCCCTTTCTAGATGATGGATGTAATCAACTCTGCAGTGCACAAGTATTTCCCTGCTGACTCTGGCGTTAAGATCATTGCTGAGCCAGGACGCTTTTATGTAGCTTCTGCTTTCACACTGGTTGTCAACATCATTGCCAAGAAGGTCATCATGGGCAAAGACTCAAGCTCTGATGGTAAAAGCTGATTTAGAAAACATTACTAAATATTTGCCTGTTGAAAATGGACAACAGAAAGTCAACAGAAGTCAGATTGatacatctatatatctatatatctatatatatatctatatatatagatatatatgtcCAGGTGAAAAAGTGGTGAGaaacacatagaagacaccaacgaagatgtcaagagagtttttggtgataaaaGCTGATGACAACATCTGAGGCAGAGAAAAATCAAACCAGCTATATTTTTTGATCTAACAGGAAGAACTTTGTACTTTAAATGTCTGGTAAGAGTCTTGGCCTGAAGATCTACATGGAAATATTCAGTCTTAGTCACAGCTCTATCCCATGAAAACTGGAAATGACTGCTTGTCCACTTTGATGTCCTCCTCATAGCAGGTTGACCATACCCACTTCAAATTTGACACCTGATTGATGCTTCATTGAGAATATTGTGAGTTTTCACCAAACAGACTCACCAAGGTCGTGTGGCAGAGCTTGATCCTTCACGATCAACATTTTGAGCCATAGTCTGTAAAGTCACATCTTTGCTAAATTTAACATGTATGATGAGAGCTCCTACTCTGAAGTCATCATCATGATGATGCATATTCAccatgaaacaggaagctgtttTGGAGGGGCCTAGAATGTCTAGCATAGGTTTTGACACACACTTCAGAAGCCCTATGATGATGGCACTTTCTATCTGCATCAGCCCTGATGTGCATAAAGGTGTAAGGGCCCATAAGTATTGCTTGCAGCTATAATTATTTATGCTTTCTTcgcagaggaagatgaaggggccaaagaaaaaaacaatggcaGGACTATGATGTACTATGTCAATGATGGATTGTATGGATCTTTCTTTTGTTCAGCCTTGGAATGTTCTACATATTTACCAACACTGTATAAGGTGATAGAAAATCAATGTTATAAATTGCACTCATCGTAGATATTAGTCATAGAAAGAAACACATTGCCAAGATAAatgtcttctctctttctcctccccacCTCTTACTACTAAAAGAAACCAAAGCCAGATGAGATCATGTACCCCTGCAGCATCTGGGGCCCAACTTGTGATGGTCTTGATCGCATTGTTGAGCAGTGTTACTTGCCTGACATGCAGGTGGGCGACTGGCTGGTCTTTGAAAACATGGGTGCCTACACTGTGGCTGCCTCTTCCACCTTCAATGGTTTCAAAAGACCTGACCTTCACTATGTCATATCCCGTCCTGCTTGGTGAGTGATGTCACTGTAGCCAAATGTGGTCGACAGTTGATGAAGAATCTGACTTTGATCTGCTTTGTCTTCTCCAGGCAACACATGCAGCAGATTGGTCTGCAGGGAATGCCAGCTTAGTTTAAAATCTCCTTCCAGTGGTTTACTTCAAGAGCAATTAGATCTTGGTTCACCTAATTTATAGCTGTGCTTGTTTGTAGTTTCTGTAATAGAGAGCACCCGGTATCCATGTTGTGATGTGTTCAGCAGACCTCTCATGCAGTTTCAAGTGGGCTGCAAGATTTTTCCAGGTATTACCCATCCCCATTTAGCtgagtgtttttttctcagtctTCAAACAGAGGGCAACAAAAGTACATTACAATGTCCATTTTTTCACTGTAAACAAGCCAGGACCTGGTTATTTCTTCTATATTCCTAATTTTTAAGGGAGAAAGGGTCCTTTACCTGAACTGCTCCTCTCTACACTATTGAGCAGGGCTCTTTGTCTGTTGGCCCTTTGGCCCAGGGTGTTGGGTCATCTTCAAGTTAACCTATAAAACATTGGTTAGTAGGGGGACTGCTACTCACTAGCTGTTGATTGCCATCTACGTCAGTTTGTTGATTAGGAATATCTGTATCAGCATTGCTTGAGCAACCAGCAACAAATCTGTCATTAATTAGACAATGATCCTAATTTATCAATGTATGTTTGTGATGTATTCAAGCAGTAAAATATGCATTGAGTTGTTTAAAAAtcattttggtttggtttattcataatgcttttaaaaaatgtgtaataTTGAGCTTGACAATGCATAAAGCAAGGTGATTTGggcctttttttaaactttgaacAGATTACAAAGTTACCTGTCACAGATTATCAAATTCAggcaggattttattttttacgtACAAAGAACAATAAAAGCTGTGCCATATTGCCGCTGAGTATGATATCGCTATTTTTTAGTCAGGTGTGGTTGGAAAACATCTTAAGGAATATCAAAGGGTATAATATATGGATCTAATGTCTAAAACTGATATTGGAATAAGTAACAGAAATCAAAATTGAAAAAATTCACCtcacataattattttaagagtgCACTGCACTGGCTGCACCTTCCTCGTGTCACTCTTTTATATGCTAACATTTGTGTAGTAATGTCAACACTGGGAACTGGTTTTGATCATGTAGGTCATGTGTGTTTTGGAAAATGCTTGAGGCTGAAATAGTTTTGGAAGATTGTTTTGTAAGGATGACTGAAAGCAGAGCTGTAGTCAATGAAGAGCATCCTGTTGTAGGTGTCTCTGTTTTCCAGAACGGAGAGGGCTATGTAAATGGCTGCAGAGATGGTGTCCGAAGTACTTATGTTTGGTATTGTA contains:
- the LOC109627976 gene encoding ornithine decarboxylase-like yields the protein MNNASSPAFEFPFLEECFSFRDTVGQKIIESSRTDDRDAFYVCDLGDVLKKHLRWMSALPQVSPFYAVKCNDSRAVVTTLASLGTGFDCASKTELELVLSLGVDPSRIIYANPCKQISHIKYASAHGVQMMTFDSEEELIKVARCHDKARLVLRIATDDSKAVCRLSVKFGSPLKACRGLLERAKELGLNVIGVSFHVGSGCTDPKAYMQAIADAHCVFKIGDELGCNMDLLDIGGGFPGSDDAETKFDEMMDVINSAVHKYFPADSGVKIIAEPGRFYVASAFTLVVNIIAKKVIMGKDSSSDEEDEGAKEKNNGRTMMYYVNDGLYGSFFCSALECSTYLPTLYKKPKPDEIMYPCSIWGPTCDGLDRIVEQCYLPDMQVGDWLVFENMGAYTVAASSTFNGFKRPDLHYVISRPAWQHMQQIGLQGMPA